The Glaciimonas sp. PCH181 nucleotide sequence ACATTTGCGTTACTGGACTTCACAAAGACAGAAGTTCAGATTGACGCTTTTAAAGCGGTCGGGATGCAGAAAAAATGTGCGATTCGCAGTCTGAAATGATGACATTTCATAGCGGAGCCGCATCATTTTTCTAGCCCGAGAAAATACCGGCCACGATAGCGGTTCGGTAGCGGTTCGATAGCGAAATCGACTGCCGGAATAGAAAGACGGATCAGGCAAAATCAGTGATCCGTCTTCATAAAGCAATCTCTCGGTGTGGCGTTTACGCTACTTTTTTATCTGTAGAGGGCAACCCTTTCAACCGCTTTGTGTAAATTTTCCGTCGCCCTCAGCATTTCTATCGCCGCGTAGATGATTTTTTCTCCGTCCTCCGCCAAATCAAAGCTATCAAGCGCCTTTTTCTGAGACAAACTTGCTGGTACAACGATCAATCGCGCCAACGCTGGCATCATCAAAATCGACCCACCCCTATTCCGTACAAGGTGTGGAAGGCGACATCGCCAATCCGGCAGATCGCGCCCGCCTCTATGAAACGCTGCGGGCTGACAAGCTGCGTATCGATGTGCTGTTTGCGAATGCTGGCGTCGGTGATTTTGGTCCTATCCGCACCATCACGGAAACCCAGTTCGATCATATCGTCGGCGTCAATCTGAAGGGAACGCTATTGTGCTTTTGAGAAAAAGTGCGATCGGCGTTGTCACTAGTTGAACTTTCCGCTATGCGCACCGCAGCATTCAAAATATTCTGACAGCCCTGCCCCAAGTTGGCACATAATTTATATTCACAGCGGCGCAAGTCAACGTCTCGTTACCATCGTAAACACGATCAAAGGCAAGCCATGAATCCTAGTGTTGCCCACATTGAGACCGAGTTCGACCTCATCCGACAAAAAGTCCACCGCGTGTTTGCTGCACAAGGCATTACGGCGCTGCAGCTGCGGCAAATTAGCCACGCCGAGCGTGCGGCAAAAATCAAAAAATTGAAGATGGCGTTGCTGGCAAATAGTGAAGCCGTAATCGCCGCTGGCTTTGCCGATTTTGGCAAGCCTGCCCCTGAAGTGTCACTGACAGAAATTTTGCCCGTTATCGCAGAGGCCAACGATGCGATACGCAAATTGCGGCGTTGGATGAAGCCTAAAAAAGTCTGGCCTTCGCGCATGACGGTAGGTACATCGAGTTATTTGCAATACGAGCCGAAAGGCCGTGTCTTGATCATCGCGCCGTGGAACTACGCAGTAAATCTCAGCTTGGGGCCGCTGGTTTCAGCGCTTGCAGCAGGAAATACGGTGATCATCAAGCCTTCCGAAATGACGCCACATACGTCAGCGGTGATCGCAAAGATTATCCGTGAAACTTTCGATGAGAACGAAGTCGCGCTATTCGAGGGCGAAGTCCAAATGACGCAGATCTTGCTTAATCTGCCGTTCGATCATATTTTCTTTACCGGCTCTCCCGCTGTCGGCAAAATCGTCATGGCTGCAGCGGCAAAACACCTGACCAGCGTCACGCTGGAACTGGGTGGAAAATCGCCAACGATAGTCGACGAAACCGCTGATCTGGCAGCCGCTGCAAAAAACATTTTGTGGGCCAAGTTCACTAATAATGGCCAAACCTGCATCGCGCCCGATCATATTTATGTTCACGCCAACGTCAAAGAGGCATTTCTGGCCGAATGTATCAAAACGCTGCAAGCCGCCTATGGCAGCGCAGCGGAACAAGTCAACAGCCCGGATTTGGCGCGCATTGTCAACGAGCGTCATGCGGCACGCGTCAAAGCTCTGCTAGACGATGCCATCGCCATGGGTGCTAAGGTGGTGGCTGGCGGTCAGGCTGATTTAATGCTCCGCTACATCGAGCCAACGCTGCTGACTGACATCCCCGATGACGCCATGATCATGCGCGAAGAAATTTTCGGCCCTTTGCTACCTGTCATTAGTTATGCACAACTGGATACAGTGATCGCCAGCATCAACGCCGCCCCGAAACCATTGGCCTTATATATCTGGAGTAGCAAACAGGCGACGATTGATAAAGTCATGCAACAGACCACCTCGGGCGGCGCTTGCATCAATCATTGCGTTGTACAATTTTTACACGGCAATCTGCCGTTTGGCGGGGTGAATAATTCTGGCATCGGCAGTGGTCATGGGCACCACGGCTTTCTGGCGTTCTCGCATGAAAGAGCCGTAGTGCGTAACCGCATCATGTTCGCCAAAATGTTCTATCCGCCTTACACGGCATTCACGCGCAGACTGATCGCCTTATTTATTAAGACAGTTTGATGAGACTGGCTGAATATTCTTTTTAGTCGGCTTATTCGACAGGGGCACTGAGCGCCGCGTTGAAACTGCTTTTAATGAGGGGCGTAGTGCGCCATGCATGCAAACTATAATCCTCGCGGCAGAAAAGCACTTGCCACCGACAAGGGTATCCATTTACTCATTGGCGATCGCAATCTCGCCCCAGCGCAGAAACACGTTAGGCCCGAGGTTGCAGCGCCAATGCAAGCACACGCGCCACATGCACCGCGTCTCCTTCCGTGCCGTCGTGAATTTGATGGCGACAGCTGGTACCGTCAGCAACGACAATTGCGTCCTTACCCGCCTTGCGCACAGCGGGCAGCAACGAGAGCTCGGCCATTGCAAGCGAGGCAGCATAATGCTCTGCTTCGTAACCAAAACTGCCTGCCATTCCACAGCACGAAGACTCGACAATCGACAATTCTATTTGCGGAATCCATTGCAATACCGTCTGTACCGGGCGGAATGCATCGAAGGCTTTTTGATGACAATGCCCGTGTACCAACACCTTGTTAGTTGCCAGCGGTTTGAGATCAAGCGTGAAACGTCCGGCGGTCTTTTCCTTCACCAAGAATTCTTCAAACAGATAAGCGGAGCGAGAAAGTTTCTGCGCCTCTTCACCATAACCATAGTTGAGAAATTCGTCGCGCATTGTGAGCAGGCATGATGGCTCCAGCCCAACTACCGGAACGCCACGATTCACAAACGGCATCAATGCGTCCAGACTTCTGCGCGCCTCGGCTTTAGCCTCATTGACCAGTCCGGCAGACAAATAAGTACGGCCACAGCACAGCGCTCGTTGCCCCGGCACTATGTTGAAAATCACCTGATAGCCAGCTGCCTCAAGAACCGTCTGCGCCGCCCGCGCATTTTCTGCCTCCATATAATTATTGAAGGTATCGACGAAGAGCAAAACTTCCTTACCTTCCGCCATTTTCCGAGTCGGCTTTGCGTCTTGAAGGAAGGCTTTTTTGAAACGCGGAAATGATCGTTGCGATGCTAGCCCTAAAGCGCGCTTTATCCAACCCGACACTAACGGAGTGCTGTCCGCCAGCGCAAGAACGCCGCCAATCCGGCTCGCGTACGGCGCGTATTTAGGCATATAAGCGACCAAACGATCACGCAGCGTAATACCATTTTTCTGGCTCCACGCAGCACGCGCTTCGATCTTAATCTTTGCCATATCAACGCCAGTCGGGCAATCACGTTTACATCCTTTGCATGAGACGCACAGATCCAGAACATCCTTGACCTCCTGACTTGCCAGTCCATCCTGTCCGAGTTGCCCTGAAATCGCCAGACGTAGTGTATTAGCACGACCGCGGGTTACATGTTGTTCATCTTTGGTGATGCGATAACTGGGGCACATGGTGCCCGCATCAAATTTTCGGCAATGGCCATTGTTATTGCACATCTCGACCAGCTTTGCGAGGCCGCCAGTGCGATCATCTCCGCTGCCGGGTGTTGTTTCCGTACCGGTCAACGGATCGCGCTTGACGTTCCAGGCTGACCAGTCAAGCTTTGGCGTCAATGGCAACTCGCGGTATCCAGGGGCGAAGCGGAAATTGCTAGCATCATCCATTTTAGGAGGACGCACGATCTTATCTGGATTGAAGCGATTGTCTGGATCGAACAATGCCTTGATTTCTGAAAACGCCGTATTCAGTTTCGGACCATATTGCCAGGCCACCCATTCGCCCCGACACAGGCCATCGCCATGCTCGCCCGAATAAGCACCCTTATATTTGCGCACTAAAACGGAGGCAGCCTCGGCGATTTCGCGCATGTCTTTGGCACCGTTTCTGCGCATATCCAGAATCGGTCGTACGTGCAACGTTCCCACGCTGGCGTGCGCATACCAGGTTCCCTCGGTGCCGTATTTATGGAATACCTCAGTCAACTGACTGGTATATTCAGCCAGATGCTCTAGCGGTACGGCACAATCTTCAATGAAAGACACTGGCTTACCATCGCCCTTCATGCTCATCATAATATTCAGACCAGCCTTGCGTACCTCCCACAACGCTTTCTGCTCGATGTCATTCGGCATCTGCACCACCGATCCGGGCAATTTCAGATCGCCCATCAAGTCGTTCAAGCGTGATAGTTTTTGCAAGGCCGACGCCAGATCTTCCCCTACAAACTCGACCAACAAAATTGCCGCCGGTTGACCGGTCAGTGCCTTTTCAATGACTGGCCTGAACGCCGGATTACTCATAGCCAGATCGATCATGGTGCGATCGACCAATTCCACTGCCGTAGGACCAAGTTTGACGATGTGCTGGGTCAAATCCATTGCCTGGTAGAAAGTCGGAAAATTAACCACTCCCAACACTTTGTGCTTTGGAATAGGCTGCACGTACAACGTCATTTGTCGGCTAAAAGCCAACGTTCCTTCGGAGCCAACCAATAGTTGCGCCAGATTAGCCATGCCGTCATCGGTATAAGCACGCGGATTCTGGCAATCAAAGATATCGATGTTATAGCCCGCAACCCGCCGCAATACTTTCGGCACTCTCTCAATGATTTCATCTCTTTCGCGCAGCGCGATGCGTTGCACGCCTTGCACGATATCGTGCAGCCTGCCTCTGGCTGGCATCTCATTGAGTCGACCGAATCGCCCTTGCGTGCCATCGGCGAGTATGGCGTCGATAGCCAGCACGTTATGCACCATATTGCCGTATTCGATAGAGCGTGAGCCGCAAGAATTATTCCCGGCCATGCCGCCCAACGTGCACTGCGCGGCGGTCGATACGTCAACCGGGAACCATAAACCATGCGGCTTTAACCACGCATTCAGATGATCTAGAACAATCCCGGGCTCGACCGTTACCGTCCGCGCTACAGGATCGAAATCGATAACGTTATTAAGCCACTTACTGTTGTCGATCACCACCGCTTCGCCCACCGTCTGCCCGCACTGACTGGTGCCAGCGCCACGCGCAAGAACCGGCAAGTTATGGCTGCGCGCTATATCAAGCGCTATCGCCAGATCACTCTGATCGCGTGGTACGACAACACCAATCGGCATGATCTGATAGATCGAGGCATCGGTGGAGTATCTGCCACGGTCCGCCTTTCCAAAAAGAACATCACCGCGCAATTCGCGTTTTAGCTGGCTGGCGACAGCCGATTGCGGGCCACCGCTTTGCGGGACTAGGGAGATGGGTTTGAGCAACATAATAAGAATCCTGAATTAACGTAAAAGTTGTGGTGATACCTTTAAATTATGACGACCCGACCTTAGACGCATTCACCAAATCATTCGAATCGTGGTGTTGAAATTTGCTGTCTGGCCGCATACGGAACGCCAAAAATACGCCGAAAGCCATCAAGATCATGCTGCCGACAAATGGCAATTCCCAGTTACCGAAACGATCGATCAGATAACCCGATAACACTGGGCTAATGATCGCGGCCAATGCCGAACCGCTGTTCATCATGCCGCTGGCCGTTCCCGAAAATTCCGGGGCAATATCCATAGGGATCGCCCACATCGGGCCGATGGTCATTTCTGCGAAGAAAAAACCTGCGCTCAAGCACAGAATCGATATGTAGACGTTATGGTTAAACATCAGCGGCAACAGTGAAAGCAACGTCAGCAACATGCATACCGATACCATGTAGCTGCGTGCGCGTTTGAGGTTGCCGGTGCGTTTAAGAATGTTGTCGCTGACGATACCGCCGAGGGTGTCGCCCAACACACCAGCGAAAAATACGCTTGATGCAAATAGCGCAGATTTCTTGATATCGAGATCGTAGCTATGCAGAAAATATTGCGGAATCCAGCTAAGAAACAGCCAAAGCGTCCAGCCATAGCAGAAATAAACTACGGTGACGGGAAGCATCCGCTTGAACAGAGAACCCCAGGGTGTTTTAGGTTTTAATTTACGCTGCGCAGGCAAACCGGCGAGTTCTTCTGTCGTCATGCGCGGATGTTTTTCCGGATCTTCAGTAAAGACAAACGCC carries:
- a CDS encoding SDR family NAD(P)-dependent oxidoreductase, producing MLVQRSIAPTLASSKSTHPYSVQGVEGDIANPADRARLYETLRADKLRIDVLFANAGVGDFGPIRTITETQFDHIVGVNLKGTLLCF
- a CDS encoding aldehyde dehydrogenase family protein, producing MNPSVAHIETEFDLIRQKVHRVFAAQGITALQLRQISHAERAAKIKKLKMALLANSEAVIAAGFADFGKPAPEVSLTEILPVIAEANDAIRKLRRWMKPKKVWPSRMTVGTSSYLQYEPKGRVLIIAPWNYAVNLSLGPLVSALAAGNTVIIKPSEMTPHTSAVIAKIIRETFDENEVALFEGEVQMTQILLNLPFDHIFFTGSPAVGKIVMAAAAKHLTSVTLELGGKSPTIVDETADLAAAAKNILWAKFTNNGQTCIAPDHIYVHANVKEAFLAECIKTLQAAYGSAAEQVNSPDLARIVNERHAARVKALLDDAIAMGAKVVAGGQADLMLRYIEPTLLTDIPDDAMIMREEIFGPLLPVISYAQLDTVIASINAAPKPLALYIWSSKQATIDKVMQQTTSGGACINHCVVQFLHGNLPFGGVNNSGIGSGHGHHGFLAFSHERAVVRNRIMFAKMFYPPYTAFTRRLIALFIKTV
- a CDS encoding FAD-binding and (Fe-S)-binding domain-containing protein — its product is MLLKPISLVPQSGGPQSAVASQLKRELRGDVLFGKADRGRYSTDASIYQIMPIGVVVPRDQSDLAIALDIARSHNLPVLARGAGTSQCGQTVGEAVVIDNSKWLNNVIDFDPVARTVTVEPGIVLDHLNAWLKPHGLWFPVDVSTAAQCTLGGMAGNNSCGSRSIEYGNMVHNVLAIDAILADGTQGRFGRLNEMPARGRLHDIVQGVQRIALRERDEIIERVPKVLRRVAGYNIDIFDCQNPRAYTDDGMANLAQLLVGSEGTLAFSRQMTLYVQPIPKHKVLGVVNFPTFYQAMDLTQHIVKLGPTAVELVDRTMIDLAMSNPAFRPVIEKALTGQPAAILLVEFVGEDLASALQKLSRLNDLMGDLKLPGSVVQMPNDIEQKALWEVRKAGLNIMMSMKGDGKPVSFIEDCAVPLEHLAEYTSQLTEVFHKYGTEGTWYAHASVGTLHVRPILDMRRNGAKDMREIAEAASVLVRKYKGAYSGEHGDGLCRGEWVAWQYGPKLNTAFSEIKALFDPDNRFNPDKIVRPPKMDDASNFRFAPGYRELPLTPKLDWSAWNVKRDPLTGTETTPGSGDDRTGGLAKLVEMCNNNGHCRKFDAGTMCPSYRITKDEQHVTRGRANTLRLAISGQLGQDGLASQEVKDVLDLCVSCKGCKRDCPTGVDMAKIKIEARAAWSQKNGITLRDRLVAYMPKYAPYASRIGGVLALADSTPLVSGWIKRALGLASQRSFPRFKKAFLQDAKPTRKMAEGKEVLLFVDTFNNYMEAENARAAQTVLEAAGYQVIFNIVPGQRALCCGRTYLSAGLVNEAKAEARRSLDALMPFVNRGVPVVGLEPSCLLTMRDEFLNYGYGEEAQKLSRSAYLFEEFLVKEKTAGRFTLDLKPLATNKVLVHGHCHQKAFDAFRPVQTVLQWIPQIELSIVESSCCGMAGSFGYEAEHYAASLAMAELSLLPAVRKAGKDAIVVADGTSCRHQIHDGTEGDAVHVARVLALALQPRA
- a CDS encoding MFS transporter, whose amino-acid sequence is MKHLRLRATTVVLLMLCLMYFITYLDRVNVSSAASGFGKEFNLSKTEIGLVFSAFAYPYLVFQIIGGWVSDKFGAKRTLIYCGVLWAVATILTGFSGGLISMLLARLLLGLGEGATFPAATTAMSRWVKKENRGFAQGITHAFARIGNAVAPAAVVFVMATHGWRTSFYICGVLSLVWVVVWAFVFTEDPEKHPRMTTEELAGLPAQRKLKPKTPWGSLFKRMLPVTVVYFCYGWTLWLFLSWIPQYFLHSYDLDIKKSALFASSVFFAGVLGDTLGGIVSDNILKRTGNLKRARSYMVSVCMLLTLLSLLPLMFNHNVYISILCLSAGFFFAEMTIGPMWAIPMDIAPEFSGTASGMMNSGSALAAIISPVLSGYLIDRFGNWELPFVGSMILMAFGVFLAFRMRPDSKFQHHDSNDLVNASKVGSS